Proteins from one bacterium genomic window:
- a CDS encoding AAA family ATPase, producing MLEEFDVVIVEGTGHPGVGSCINLSNAAVARMLNANTLLVLEGGIGNTIDNYNLAKSVFKSAGWPIDAVIINKVRKEKYAEVDRTLKKFFRGEDVYYLGTIPFVQELSMPSLRLICDTIEGDILQREDLLKGKVSNLLMAINEPHIFLEEIEKSKEENLILTTGDREDILMAIYAIYNQMKTKIKALIVSSIPPHERIINLYKELPLPIVFTRNSIFKTASLISGITVKIDPYESEKIKTLQSLFDEFIEDSQLKRFVNLATRKVERRGFKESVGKFFGFLRDIFKG from the coding sequence ATTTTAGAAGAGTTTGACGTAGTAATTGTAGAAGGAACCGGACACCCGGGTGTCGGTTCCTGTATTAACCTCTCCAATGCAGCTGTTGCCAGAATGCTTAACGCAAATACCCTTCTCGTTCTGGAAGGTGGAATAGGTAACACTATTGACAATTATAACCTTGCTAAATCGGTCTTTAAGAGTGCTGGCTGGCCTATAGATGCGGTTATTATTAACAAAGTGAGGAAAGAAAAATACGCTGAGGTAGATAGAACGCTGAAGAAATTTTTCCGAGGAGAGGATGTATATTACTTAGGAACGATTCCATTTGTGCAGGAACTCTCAATGCCCTCCCTAAGACTTATATGCGATACTATTGAAGGCGATATACTCCAAAGAGAGGATCTTTTAAAGGGAAAGGTGAGCAACCTTTTAATGGCAATAAACGAACCCCACATTTTCTTAGAGGAAATTGAAAAGAGCAAAGAGGAGAACCTGATTCTTACAACGGGAGACAGAGAAGACATCTTGATGGCCATTTACGCCATTTACAACCAAATGAAAACAAAAATTAAAGCCCTCATCGTCTCTTCCATACCTCCCCACGAAAGGATTATAAACCTTTACAAGGAACTACCTTTACCCATCGTATTCACCAGAAACAGCATATTTAAAACCGCGAGTCTAATTTCGGGTATAACTGTGAAGATAGACCCATACGAGAGTGAAAAAATCAAAACCCTACAGAGTCTCTTTGATGAATTCATTGAAGATAGCCAGCTCAAACGTTTTGTTAACCTTGCCACAAGAAAGGTAGAAAGGCGAGGCTTCAAGGAAAGCGTTGGTAAATTCTTCGGGTTCCTTAGGGACATTTTCAAAGGATGA